The genomic segment GAGGGGGAGTGCCGGCTCGATGGCCAGCCTCGCCGGCTAACACCTCGCTCCCGGGTCGGCTCCGGTTTTTGTCTGCTGCATTTTGCAGGGCCGGATTCACACTGGCGAATCGTCTGGGATGATGCGCTGGCTGAGCCAGCGCAGTTTCGGCAACTGGCCCGCTATGTGCGCGAGCTCAGCCGCCAAAGCCGTTAAGGCTCAGGAGTCAGGATGGTGGGCCCGGAATTCTCAATTTTTTCAGGGTAATCCAGGTTGTAGTGAAGGCCGCGGGATTCCTTACGCTCGATGGCGCAGCGAACCATCAGATCGGCGACCTGTAGCAGGTTACGCAGCTCCAGCAGGTTATTGGAGACCCTGAAGTGTGAGTAGTACTCCTGAACCTCCTGCTTGAGCAGCTCGATGCGCCGCTTGGCCCGTTCCAGGCGTTTGTTGGTGCGCACGATTCCCACATAGTCCCACATAAAGAGGCGCAGCTCGTGCCAGTTGTGATGGATCACCACCTCCTCATCGGAGTTTTCAACCTGGCTTTCATCCCAGCGCGGTAGCTTGGGAGGCTCACTGGCTGCGGGGAGCTTGGTCAGAATATCCTTGGCCGCCGAATGGGCAAATACCACGCACTCCAGCAGCGAGTTTGAAGCCATCCGGTTGGCGCCATGCAGGCCGGTGTAGGTGACCTCTCCGATGGCATACAGGCCGGAGATATCGGTCTGACCGTGGAGATCGACCATGATCCCGCCACAGGTGTAGTGGGCCGCCGGAACCACGGGGATCGATTGCGTTGTGATATCGATCCCTATCTTGAGACAACGCTCATAGATGGTCGGGAAGTGATGCCTGATGAATTCAGGCTCTTTATGACTGATGTCCAGGTACATGCACTCGACACCCAGTCGCTTCATCTCGTAGTCGATGGCGCGGGCCACTACATCCCGGGGGCCAGCTCGGCACGCTCATCAAAATCTGGCATGAAACGGCTGCCGTCGGGACGCTTAAGGTAAGCCCCTTCACCGCGCAGGGCCTCGGTGAGCAGGAAATTTTGATCGGCCTGATGGAACAGGCTGGTGGGGTGAAACTGGTTGAACTCCATATTGGCGACCCGGCACCCGGCGCGCCATGCCATGGCGATCCCATCCCCCGAGGAGACATCCGGGTTGGATGTGTATTGGTACACCTTGGAGGCTCCCCCGGTGGCCAGGGCAACAAAGCGGGCGCGAATGGTTTCAACCTGCTCCTTATTGCGGTTCCAGGCATAGGCCCCGAGCACCCGGTTTCCGGGAAGGTTCAATTTGCGGGTGGTGATGAGATCAACGGCGTTAAAGCGTTCGAGAAGGGTGATGTTGGGGTGTTCGCGAACCCGCTGCACCAGGGTGTTCTCCACTGCCCTTCCGGTTGCATCGGCGGCGTGGAAGATTCGGCGGTGGCTGTGGCCTCCCTCCCGGGTCAGGTGATAGGAGCGTTCGCCGTTGGCTTTCTCCTCCTGGTCGAAGGGAACTCCCTGCTCAATCAGCCACTGGATGCTCTGTTTGGCGCTGGATGCGGTGAACTGGACTACATCCTCCTCACAGATCCCGGCTCCGGCGATGAGTGTATCCTCTACGTGAGACTCTACGCTGTCGGTTTCATCGCAGACGGCTGCGATGCCTCCCTGAGCATAGTAGGTTGAGCCTTCGCTGAGAGGTCCTTTACTTAGCACGCAGACACTTGCATCATTTGCCAACGAGAGGGCAAGTGATAGTCCCGCGGCTCCACTTCCTATGATGAGTACATCACAAAGGTGTTCAACTTCTTGTTTCATAAGTATCATGGCCTTGGACTTTAAACTGCACTCAATCTTACCGGAACACTCAGATGATGGGCAGTCAGTCGATTAACTTTTATATAATTTGAGCAGATTCAAAAAAATCGAGTCTATGAGCGAACTTTTACAGATAGCAATAGTCATAATTAGTGCGTTCATCATGGGCCATCGTGGCTGATCATTTGATATTGCAGGAGATGAGTGGCTCGAATGAGCGAGCAGATAACAGACCAGAAACTTGTCGAGCGGGCCCAGAATGGGGACAAGAAAGCGTTCGGACTGCTGGTCAAAAAATACCAGTTTAAGGTGTTGAACCTGATCGGGAGGTATGTAAACAACCAGGGTGACGTTGCCGATGTTGCACAGGAGACCTTTATCAAGGCTTACCGTGCTCTGGCTTCGTTTCGTGGCGAGAGTGCTTTCTATACCTGGTTGTATCGTATTGCGGTCAATACCGCCAAGAACTATATCGTGGCTCAGGGGCGGCGTCCGCCAGTCACAGATGTAGAGCTTGACGATACTGGCTACATGGAGAGCCCGGATGCGCTACGTGAGCGGGCAACCCCGGAGAACCTGCTACTCTCAGATGAGATCAAGCAGGTCGTGTTTGACACCATAGAATCGCTCCCCGAGGAGTTGCGCATGGCGATCACCCTGCGTGAACTAGAGGGGATGAGTTATGAAGAGATTGCGACTGTCATGGACAGTCCGGTCGGTACAGTTCGTTCGCGGATCTTCAGAGCCAGAGACGCGATAGATAAAAAGATCCAGCCGCTGTTACAGCGCTGAGGGAGATATTCATGTCGGACAGAGAACAATTATCAGCATTCATCGATGGTGAACTGGATGATGATCGCCTGTTGGATCTGCTAGTCGAGGAGCATGAGAGCTCTGTGACCTGGACTCGCTACCAGCTCATCGGTGATACGATGCGAGGTGAGCTTCCCGAGATGGTCTCTTTTGATCTGGCTGATCGGGTCACCGCGGCCCTGGAAGATGAGCCTACTGTGCTAGCTCCCAAACGCCAGAGTTCTGAAAGATCTGGCAGGGGCAAAGGCTGGGTTGTGCAGTTTAGTAAGCGAGTCGGTCAGTATGCAATTGCAGCGGCCGTGGCCGGGGTGGTGATTGTTGGAGTGCAGAAATATGGCGACCAGCAGACGCCCAGCTCTCCTGGCTCAGTTCTGAACACTGTTCCCCTGGGGGGAGGTGCAACACCGGTTAGTGCAAACTTCAATATGGCACCCGCACAGAATGAAGCCCAGATGACGCCGGAGCAGATCCAGCAACAAAGGCAGATGCTCAGCGCTTATTTTCAGGACCACTTCCTGCAGGGACGAGTGCTGCACCAGTAGCAAAGAGACTTATAGTGACCAAGTATTTGATTCCTCTCGTCGGCTGCCTGATTGCGTTTAGCTTTCAGGCAGCCGCACAAACGCTCAGCCCTCAGCAGTGGCTGACGCGGATGCAGCAAAGCAGCCATGATCTTAACTACCAATTTTCCTACGTTGCTCTGCATCAGGGACGCAGCGAGCCAATTCGCCTGAGCCATGTTTCATCCAAGGGCAAAGATATGTTTGCCATGGAGTATCTCAATGGTCCGGTGCGTCAATATATTCGACGGGATAACAAGGTCAGCTTTTTTGAGCCGGACCATCAACCCTATACCCTGAATCACACCAAGATGCCGGGCTTGCTGCCAGCCCTGTTTAATATGCCTCTGCCTGAGGTATTTGATAGCTACCATGCGCTACTTGCCGGCCAGAGCCGGGTGGTGGGGCGTCAGGCGCAGATCGTGCGGTTGGCTCCCGAGTCGGCAGATAAATACAGCTATGTGTTGTGGCTTGATCAGGACAATGGTTTGCTGCTGCGGGTCGATGTGCTGACCCCTCAGGGGCAGCTGGTTGGTCAGTATCTTGGGGTGACCCTGGATGTGATGCAAAAGCCCACCAAGGCGTTACTGGCGCTGTTTAACCTCAAGCTGCCAAAGACCCTGGAGGCCAGCGATGTCTATCAGGCACCCCAACGTAAGCTGGATTGGAGTATCGGCTGGTTGCCTCAGGGGTTCAAGGTTATCTCGCGGGATCGCCACCTGCTGGTGGGAGTCAATCAGCCGGTGGATTACATGATGGCCTATGATGGTTTGGTGCTGGTCTCTATCTATGTGGCCCCGGTGACAGCCACCACGGCGGAGCAGAAGCAGCTGGTGCGTCTTGGAAGTACCAACCTCTTTACCTTTGTGAATTCGGAGCGGATGAAAGTGACAGTGGTGGGGCAGATCCCGGCCCAGAGTGCGCTGCATATTGCAGAATCTGTCCGTTTGAAGCTTCCCTCCAAGACTCAAACCGAGCAACCGGCTCTTTCCGGAGCCGCCAGCTCTTAAAACCAACGCCTGGTTATTAACTGGTTATTAATCAGGCGTAGCAGATCCACGATAAATTCAGTAGAATCACCCCCTCAGACAAGACCAGGCTAGCAACAGTTCAAAACATACATGAAGCATATTCGTAATTTTTCAATCATTGCCCATATCGACCACGGTAAATCAACCCTGTCGGATCGACTGATCCAGCACTGTGGAGGCCTCTCCGATCGTGAGATGCAGCAGCAGGTTCTCGACTCCATGGATCTGGAGCGTGAGCGCGGTATTACCATCAAGGCCCAGAGCGTAACCCTTAACTATAAGGCAAAAGATGGCAATGATTACCAGTTGAACTTTATCGATACCCCGGGACATGTGGATTTCTCCTATGAGGTTTCCCGCTCGCTGGCGGCCTGTGAAGGGGCCCTGCTGGTGGTCGATGCAGGACAAGGGGTCGAGGCGCAGACACTGGCGAACTGTTATACGGCGATCGACATGGATCTGGAAGTGGTTCCGGTTCTTAATAAGATCGATCTGCCGCAGGCCGACCCGGACAAGGTTGCCCAGGAGATCGAAGATATCGTTGGTCTGGATGCTATGGATGCGGTGCGCTGTAGTGCCAAGACCGGGATCGGGATCGAAGATGTGCTGGAGACCATTGTTCAGGATATCCCGGCTCCGGTTGGTGAGCCTGAGGAGCCGTTGCAGGCACTGATCATCGACTCCTGGTTTGACAGCTACCTGGGTGTCGTCTCCCTGGTGCGGATCAAAAATGGATCTCTGAAGAAAAACGACAAGATCAAGGTGATGAGCACGGGTCAGGTCTGGGGTGTGGATCGCCTGGGGATCTTCTCACCGAAGCAGACCGATACCACAGAGCTCAATTGCGGTGAAGTGGGCTGGGTCGTGTGTGGAATGAAGGATATCCATGGTGCACCGGTCGGGGATACCCTGACGATGGCCAAGCATGGCGCCGAGACTGCTCTGCCCGGCTTTAAGAAGGTGAAGCCTCAGGTTTATGCGGGCCTGTTCCCGATCTCCTCTGAAGATTATGAGGCGTTCCGCGATGCGCTGGATAAACTCAGCCTCAACGATGCATCTCTGTTCTATGAGCCGGAAAATTCGGCGGCTCTCGGTTTTGGTTTCCGCTGTGGTTTCCTGGGGATGCTGCACATGGAGATCATTCAGGAGCGTTTGGAGCGTGAGTATGATATCGAGCTCATCACCACTGCGCCGACCGTGGTCTATGAGATCGAGATGACGGATGGCAAGACCATCTATATCGATAGCCCAGCGGCCCTGCCTCCGGTGACCAGTATTCAGGAGGTCCGTGAGCCGATCGCTGAGTGCCATATTCTGTTGCCACAGGAATATATGGGCAATGTGATCACCCTGTGTATTGAGAAGCGTGGTGTGCAGACCAATATGGTGTATCACGGCAATCAGGTGGCGCTGACCTATGAGATCCCGATGGCCGAGGTGGTATTGGATTTCTTTGACCGCCTCAAGTCAACCAGCCGTGGCTATGCCTCTTTGGATTATGGTTTTAAGCATTTCCAGGCATCTGATATGGTCAGACTGGATGTGATGATCAATGGCGACCGGGTTGATGCCCTGGCGATGATCACTCATAAAGATAATGCACAGTTTCGTGGCCGTCAGCTGGTGGATAAGATGCGCGAGCTGATCCCGCGCCAGATGTTTGATATTGCGATTCAGGCTGCAATTGGTAACCAGATCGTGGCTCGTAGTACAGTAAAAGCCCTGCGTAAGGATGTAACAGCTAAGTGTTACGGTGGTGATGTGAGCCGTAAGAAGAAGCTGTTGCAAAAGCAGAAAGATGGTAAGAAACGTATGAAGCAGGTAGGGCGTGTGGAAGTCCCTCAGGAAGCGTTTCTTGCAGTTCTCCATATTGGAAAGGACTAATTGATTATGGCTAACCTGTTTTCCCTGATATTGACGCTGGTCACTGTGCTGACCGGTATTATCTGGATAGTCGATAAGCTGGTGTTTAAGCGTCGTCGTCAGGTGCTGATCGATGAGGCGCAGCAGCAGAGTGAAGAGCCACTGAGCAAGGAGCAGCTGGCCCAGGTGGCACCGGTTCCGGGCTGGCTGGAGAACGGGCGTTCCATCTTTCCGGTGATCCTGGTGGTTCTGATCCTGCGCTCCTTTATCTTTGAACCCTTCCAGATCCCAAGTGGTTCCATGATGCCAACTCTGCTGCCGGGTGATTTTATCCTGGTTCAGAAGTTTGCCTATGGGCTGCGCGATCCTGTGTTCCATCACAAGTTCCTGGAAACCGGTGAGCCCAAGCGCGGTGATGTGGCTGTGTTCCGTTACCCGCCCAATCCGAAAATTGATTACATCAAGCGGATTGTCGGTCTGCCGGGCGATACCATCATCTATCAGAACAAGACTCTGTATGTGAAGCCGGCCTGCCATGGAGCTAAGACCTGCCCCGGCCTGCAGCAGGTGACCAAGAACTATATCGGACCCAGCCAGTTCTCCCAGATGGGAATGCCACTTGAGCGTTACCAGGAGCAGCTTGGCAAGGTGACTCACGATATCTTGCGTAACCCTATGCTGCCCGAGCAGTATCCGAGTTATTACCGCCAGCCTGGCCAGGAAGTCGGGGAGTGGGTGGTACCACCGGGGCACTACTTCGCGATGGGTGACAATCGGGATAACAGTGCCGATAGCCGCTATTGGGGCTTTGTGGCCGAGAAGAACCTGGTGGGTAAGGCGGTTGCGATCTGGATCAGCTTTACCTTTGATCATTCGGCCGATTCCTGGCTGCCAAGCTGGGTACCAACCGGCGTCCGCTTTAGCCGGATCGGAGGTATCACATGACCCTGAATATTGAACGGGTCCAGCGTAAGATTGGCTACCAGTTTAAAGATGTCAGCCTGCTCAAGCAGGCCCTGACTCACCGTAGCGCCAGTGGCCAGCACAACGAGCGCCTGGAGTTCCTGGGAGACTCGGTGTTGAGCCTGGTCATCGCCAATGCTCTTTACCTGCAGTTTCCCAAGGTGGATGAGGGCGACATGAGCCGGATGCGTGCCACCCTGGTACGGGGCAAGACCCTGGCCGAGTTTGGCCGTGAGTTTCAGCTCAGTGATGACCTGATCCTGGGGCCGGGTGAGCTCAAGAGCGGTGGATTTCGCCGCGAGTCGATTCTGGCCGATGCCATCGAGGCGATCATCGGGGCCATCTACCTGGATGCGGGGATCGAGCAGGCACACCAGACGATCCTCGACTGGTATCAGGAGCGTTTGAAATCGATTCGCCCGGGGATTGAGCAAAAAGATCCCAAAACAAGATTGCAGGAGTTGCTTCAGGGACAGCGCCAGCCACTGCCGGAATATCACGTGGTGCAGATCCGTGGAGAAGCTCATAACCAGGAGTTCACCGTTGAATGCCTGGTCAAGACGCTCGATGGTGCTGCGACCGGAGTGGGAACCAGCCGCCGCAAGGCGGAGCAGGACGCCGCTCTAAAAGCACTGGAGCAGTTACAAAATGACTGATGAAACAACTTATTGCGGCTTTGTGGCGATCGTCGGTCGCCCCAATGTCGGTAAATCGACCCTGCTGAACCAACTGCTGGGGCAGAAGGTTTCGATCACTTCCAAGAAGGCTCAGACCACCCGTCACCGGATCCTGGGCATCGACACCGATGGTGCCTATCAGACCATCTATGTGGATACTCCCGGACTGCATAAAGAGGAGAAGCGGGCGATCAACCGGTTGATGAACCGGGCGGCGACCAGCTCCCTGGGTGATGTGGATATGGTGATCTTTATCGTCGAGGGGACCAAATGGACCAGCGATGATGAGATGGTGCTCAATAAGCTGCGTCACAGCCGTTGCCCTGTGGTGTTGGCGATCAATAAGATCGATAACGTCCAGGAGAAGGAGGAGCTGCTGCCGCACATCGAGTGGCTCTCTAAGCAGATGGACTTTGCCCACATCCTGCCGATCTCGGCAACCCGGGGTGACAATGTGCCGCAACTGCGTGACTGGGCCCGTGAACTGCTGGTCGAGGGGGAGCACTACTTCCCTGAGGACT from the Dongshaea marina genome contains:
- the rpoE gene encoding RNA polymerase sigma factor RpoE → MSEQITDQKLVERAQNGDKKAFGLLVKKYQFKVLNLIGRYVNNQGDVADVAQETFIKAYRALASFRGESAFYTWLYRIAVNTAKNYIVAQGRRPPVTDVELDDTGYMESPDALRERATPENLLLSDEIKQVVFDTIESLPEELRMAITLRELEGMSYEEIATVMDSPVGTVRSRIFRARDAIDKKIQPLLQR
- a CDS encoding sigma-E factor negative regulatory protein; this translates as MSDREQLSAFIDGELDDDRLLDLLVEEHESSVTWTRYQLIGDTMRGELPEMVSFDLADRVTAALEDEPTVLAPKRQSSERSGRGKGWVVQFSKRVGQYAIAAAVAGVVIVGVQKYGDQQTPSSPGSVLNTVPLGGGATPVSANFNMAPAQNEAQMTPEQIQQQRQMLSAYFQDHFLQGRVLHQ
- a CDS encoding MucB/RseB C-terminal domain-containing protein; the protein is MTKYLIPLVGCLIAFSFQAAAQTLSPQQWLTRMQQSSHDLNYQFSYVALHQGRSEPIRLSHVSSKGKDMFAMEYLNGPVRQYIRRDNKVSFFEPDHQPYTLNHTKMPGLLPALFNMPLPEVFDSYHALLAGQSRVVGRQAQIVRLAPESADKYSYVLWLDQDNGLLLRVDVLTPQGQLVGQYLGVTLDVMQKPTKALLALFNLKLPKTLEASDVYQAPQRKLDWSIGWLPQGFKVISRDRHLLVGVNQPVDYMMAYDGLVLVSIYVAPVTATTAEQKQLVRLGSTNLFTFVNSERMKVTVVGQIPAQSALHIAESVRLKLPSKTQTEQPALSGAASS
- the lepA gene encoding translation elongation factor 4, with translation MKHIRNFSIIAHIDHGKSTLSDRLIQHCGGLSDREMQQQVLDSMDLERERGITIKAQSVTLNYKAKDGNDYQLNFIDTPGHVDFSYEVSRSLAACEGALLVVDAGQGVEAQTLANCYTAIDMDLEVVPVLNKIDLPQADPDKVAQEIEDIVGLDAMDAVRCSAKTGIGIEDVLETIVQDIPAPVGEPEEPLQALIIDSWFDSYLGVVSLVRIKNGSLKKNDKIKVMSTGQVWGVDRLGIFSPKQTDTTELNCGEVGWVVCGMKDIHGAPVGDTLTMAKHGAETALPGFKKVKPQVYAGLFPISSEDYEAFRDALDKLSLNDASLFYEPENSAALGFGFRCGFLGMLHMEIIQERLEREYDIELITTAPTVVYEIEMTDGKTIYIDSPAALPPVTSIQEVREPIAECHILLPQEYMGNVITLCIEKRGVQTNMVYHGNQVALTYEIPMAEVVLDFFDRLKSTSRGYASLDYGFKHFQASDMVRLDVMINGDRVDALAMITHKDNAQFRGRQLVDKMRELIPRQMFDIAIQAAIGNQIVARSTVKALRKDVTAKCYGGDVSRKKKLLQKQKDGKKRMKQVGRVEVPQEAFLAVLHIGKD
- the lepB gene encoding signal peptidase I, translated to MANLFSLILTLVTVLTGIIWIVDKLVFKRRRQVLIDEAQQQSEEPLSKEQLAQVAPVPGWLENGRSIFPVILVVLILRSFIFEPFQIPSGSMMPTLLPGDFILVQKFAYGLRDPVFHHKFLETGEPKRGDVAVFRYPPNPKIDYIKRIVGLPGDTIIYQNKTLYVKPACHGAKTCPGLQQVTKNYIGPSQFSQMGMPLERYQEQLGKVTHDILRNPMLPEQYPSYYRQPGQEVGEWVVPPGHYFAMGDNRDNSADSRYWGFVAEKNLVGKAVAIWISFTFDHSADSWLPSWVPTGVRFSRIGGIT
- the rnc gene encoding ribonuclease III encodes the protein MTLNIERVQRKIGYQFKDVSLLKQALTHRSASGQHNERLEFLGDSVLSLVIANALYLQFPKVDEGDMSRMRATLVRGKTLAEFGREFQLSDDLILGPGELKSGGFRRESILADAIEAIIGAIYLDAGIEQAHQTILDWYQERLKSIRPGIEQKDPKTRLQELLQGQRQPLPEYHVVQIRGEAHNQEFTVECLVKTLDGAATGVGTSRRKAEQDAALKALEQLQND
- the era gene encoding GTPase Era; translation: MTDETTYCGFVAIVGRPNVGKSTLLNQLLGQKVSITSKKAQTTRHRILGIDTDGAYQTIYVDTPGLHKEEKRAINRLMNRAATSSLGDVDMVIFIVEGTKWTSDDEMVLNKLRHSRCPVVLAINKIDNVQEKEELLPHIEWLSKQMDFAHILPISATRGDNVPQLRDWARELLVEGEHYFPEDYITDRSSRFMASEIIREKLMRFMGDELPYSVTVEIERFQAQENGVFHINALILVERAGQKRMVIGNKGSKLKQIGEEARADMERLFDNKVFLELWVKVKSGWADDERALRSLGYGDE